The following are from one region of the Coffea eugenioides isolate CCC68of chromosome 2, Ceug_1.0, whole genome shotgun sequence genome:
- the LOC113761935 gene encoding uncharacterized protein LOC113761935: MKSDEASKKASLRPLVKFNKAFKLAEQWVNSMSQLEDEKFAKVEVRPSRLGVGAAVARESKVVQSNDPIERRLRAKLESHKKKVVKNAEEPGGPTLNGNSQEDSDDEELGSKTKAFVKKRPADWTLSLQQGKKKLK, from the exons ATGAAGTCAGATGAAGCTTCAAAAAAAGCATCACTCCGTCCGCTGGTGAAGTTTAATAAGGCATTCAAATTG GCTGAACAATGGGTTAATAGTATGAGTCAATTGGAGGATGAAAAATTTGCTAAAGTAGAGGTTCGGCCTTCCAG GCTTGGGGTTGGTGCAGCAGTTGCCCGTGAATCCAAAGTCGTTCAGTCAAATGACCCGATTGAAAGAAGATTACGTGCTAAATTGGAATCTCATAAGAAGAAAGTTGTCAAGAATGCTGAGGAACCTGGAGGGCCTACACTGAATGGAAATTCTCAAGAAGATAGTGACGACGAGGAACTAGGGAGCAAAACAAAAGCATTTGTGAAAAAGAGGCCTGCTGATTGGACTTTATCTCTacaacaaggaaagaaaaaacttAAGTAA